From a single Brassica napus cultivar Da-Ae chromosome C9, Da-Ae, whole genome shotgun sequence genomic region:
- the LOC106417122 gene encoding transcription factor bHLH96-like gives MALEGAISQCSYNGKEAYSNIYTDNEPPFSDLQAALCFLDNQTDNYDSTFLQEGYYGNTTTFLHQPPNEIVINEEKPAANCDISFHGDMGKNQVTRRTRAKKNKEEISNQRMTHIAVERNRRRQMNEYLSVLRSLMPESYVQRCDQASTVGGAINFIRELEHRLHLQNLSCETNETSLSGSCMSSATPFSDTFKLPQFSMGSSSVSDNMVLGVNALADIEVSLVESHATLKIRSRRRPKVLLNMVSGLQNLGFIILHLNVSTVSDFVLYCFSTKMEDCCKLSSVADIATAVYEMLKMHHDS, from the exons ATGGCTCTCGAGGGTGCGATTTCCCAATGCAGCTATAATGGGAAAGAAGCATATTCCAACATTTACACAGATAATGAACCACCGTTTTCTGATCTCCAAGCCGCTCTTTGTTTCCTCGACAATCAAACCGATAACTACGACTCTACTTTTCTCCAAGAAGGCTACTATGGGAATACGACTACATTCCTTCATCAACCACCTAATGAAATTGTAATTAATGAAGAGAAACCTGCGGCGAACTGCGATATCAGTTTCCACGGAGATATGGGGAAGAATCAGGTAACGCGCAGAACAAGGGcgaagaaaaacaaagaagaaattaGTAATCAACGTATGACTCACATTGCAGTGGAGCGCAACAGGAGAAGACAGATGAATGAGTATCTCTCTGTTCTCCGCTCTCTCATGCCTGAGTCATATGTTCAAAGG TGTGACCAAGCATCAACAGTAGGAGGCGCAATAAACTTCATCAGAGAACTCGAACACCGTCTTCACCTTCAAAACCTCAGTTGCGAGACAAATGAAACCTCTCTATCAGGAAGCTGTATGTCATCGGCGACACCTTTCTCCGACACCTTCAAGCTTCCCCAGTTCTCAATGGGTTCATCTTCTGTCAGCGATAACATGGTTCTCGGGGTTAACGCATTGGCTGATATCGAAGTAAGCCTCGTCGAGAGCCACGCAACTCTTAAGATAAGGTCAAGAAGAAGACCAAAGGTTCTTCTCAACATGGTCTCTGGCTTACAGAACTTAGGGTTTATCATTTTACACCTGAATGTCTCCACCGTTTCTGACTTTGTCCTCTACTGTTTCTCCACTAAG ATGGAAGATTGTTGTAAGCTTTCCTCCGTCGCTGATATAGCTACTGCAGTGTATGAAATGCTCAAGATGCATCACGATTCATGA